One genomic segment of Mycolicibacterium gilvum includes these proteins:
- a CDS encoding enoyl-CoA hydratase/isomerase family protein, whose amino-acid sequence MVDLEIDDGLAVITIDRPHARNAISLETMDQLDKALDGAHGARALALTGAGDKAFVSGGDLKELSALRTVEQAASMSFRMRSICDRIAGFPAPVVAALNGHALGGGAEFAVAADIRLAADDIKIGFNQVALEIMPAWGGAERLVELVGYSRALLLAGTGRILAATDAERLGLIDQVIPRASFDEQWRLIARLLASVPAGEVKRVMRGVPTTEAVAAFARLWVSDEHWAAADKVMKKGK is encoded by the coding sequence ATGGTCGACCTCGAGATCGACGATGGTCTGGCGGTCATCACCATCGACCGCCCGCATGCCCGCAACGCGATATCGCTGGAGACGATGGACCAGCTCGACAAGGCGCTCGACGGTGCGCACGGGGCACGCGCGCTGGCCCTGACCGGCGCCGGTGACAAGGCGTTCGTCTCCGGCGGCGACCTCAAGGAGCTCAGCGCGCTGCGCACCGTGGAGCAGGCCGCGTCGATGTCGTTCCGGATGCGCTCGATCTGCGACCGCATCGCCGGATTCCCTGCTCCTGTCGTGGCGGCGCTCAACGGGCACGCCCTCGGCGGCGGCGCGGAGTTCGCGGTGGCCGCCGACATCCGACTGGCGGCCGACGACATCAAGATCGGATTCAACCAGGTGGCGCTGGAGATCATGCCGGCCTGGGGCGGCGCGGAACGACTGGTGGAGTTGGTGGGCTACAGCCGCGCCCTGTTGCTTGCAGGCACCGGACGGATCCTGGCGGCGACCGACGCCGAGCGCCTCGGGCTGATCGATCAGGTGATCCCGCGGGCGAGTTTCGACGAGCAGTGGCGCCTGATCGCCCGCCTCCTGGCCTCCGTGCCCGCCGGCGAGGTCAAACGCGTGATGCGCGGCGTGCCGACCACCGAGGCGGTCGCGGCGTTCGCGCGGCTGTGGGTATCGGACGAACACTGGGCGGCCGCCGACAAGGTGATGAAGAAGGGTAAGTGA
- a CDS encoding VOC family protein, with amino-acid sequence MTLPGPIRQIGYVVTDLDSALEEWVALGVGPWFVIRGIPQRVTYRGHPCEITLSLALANSGDLQVELIHQDDDTPSIFTEFLTAHGPGFHQFAYWSADFDQAMRAVAEAGWPVVWSGGEDLGTRFAYVEPPGGPAAIIEIMELTDTTQGMATFVRDAAANWDGADAIRELSA; translated from the coding sequence GTGACCCTCCCCGGCCCCATTCGCCAGATCGGCTACGTCGTCACCGATCTGGACAGTGCGCTCGAGGAGTGGGTGGCGCTCGGCGTCGGGCCCTGGTTCGTCATCAGGGGCATTCCACAACGCGTGACCTATCGGGGACACCCGTGCGAGATCACGCTGTCGCTGGCGCTCGCCAACAGTGGCGACCTTCAGGTCGAACTCATCCACCAGGACGACGACACCCCGAGCATCTTCACCGAGTTCCTCACCGCACACGGCCCCGGATTCCACCAGTTCGCCTACTGGAGCGCCGATTTCGACCAGGCCATGCGGGCTGTCGCGGAGGCCGGTTGGCCCGTGGTGTGGTCGGGGGGCGAGGATCTGGGAACGAGGTTCGCCTACGTCGAGCCGCCGGGCGGTCCCGCCGCGATCATCGAGATCATGGAACTCACGGACACCACGCAGGGCATGGCCACCTTCGTCCGCGATGCGGCGGCGAACTGGGACGGGGCCGACGCGATTCGCGAGCTGAGCGCCTGA
- a CDS encoding Zn-ribbon domain-containing OB-fold protein translates to MVNPVSSTQRALAPEISTWPDDNPQLIGSSCGSCGATTFPVQQRCPKCSGGEMSDVLLPRRGTLVAWTTQGFPPGAPYMGPTGKDFVPFGVGLVQLDDVIRVEGRLTENDPAKLQFGQQVELTMIPFTSDEDGNEVVTFAFQPVDN, encoded by the coding sequence ATGGTCAACCCCGTGTCGAGCACGCAGCGGGCGTTGGCGCCCGAGATATCCACCTGGCCGGACGACAATCCGCAGCTCATCGGCAGCTCGTGCGGTAGCTGCGGTGCCACCACCTTCCCGGTGCAGCAGCGCTGCCCGAAGTGCAGTGGCGGCGAGATGTCCGACGTCCTGCTCCCCCGCCGCGGAACGCTGGTCGCCTGGACGACCCAGGGCTTCCCGCCCGGCGCCCCGTACATGGGCCCGACCGGCAAGGACTTCGTCCCGTTCGGCGTCGGCCTCGTACAGCTCGATGATGTGATCCGCGTCGAGGGGCGCCTCACCGAGAACGACCCGGCGAAGCTGCAATTCGGCCAGCAGGTCGAGCTGACGATGATCCCGTTCACCTCCGATGAGGACGGCAACGAGGTCGTCACCTTCGCATTCCAACCCGTCGACAACTGA
- a CDS encoding thiolase family protein: MTSSANDVAIIGVGLHPFGRFDKTAMEMGAEAIQSALTDAGVDWKDIQFGFGGSYEVSNPDAVTRLVGLTGITFTNVFNACATAASAIQQTADTIRLGKYDIGIAIGLDKHPRGAFTDDPAKLALPQWYANNGQFVTTKFFGMKANHYIHKHNISEETLARVANKNFRNGVINPNAFRRKEISVEEIMASPVLNYPLRQYMFCAPDEGAAAVIMCRADIAHKYTDKPVYVRASEIRTRTYGAYEVHATSAPLDEDPSPTVFAAKAAYEAAGIGPEDVDIAQLQDTDAGAEVIHMAETGLCADGEQEKLLADGATEIHGSIPVNTDGGLIANGEPIGASGLRQVHELVRQLRGEAGERQVPGTPRVGLAQVYGAPGTASATILSL, encoded by the coding sequence ATGACGAGCTCAGCCAACGACGTCGCGATCATCGGCGTCGGCCTGCATCCGTTCGGCCGGTTCGACAAGACCGCGATGGAGATGGGCGCCGAGGCCATCCAGTCCGCGCTCACCGACGCCGGCGTCGACTGGAAGGACATCCAGTTCGGTTTCGGCGGGAGCTACGAGGTGTCCAACCCCGATGCCGTCACCCGCCTCGTCGGCCTGACGGGTATCACGTTCACCAACGTGTTCAACGCCTGCGCCACCGCGGCGTCGGCGATCCAGCAGACCGCCGACACCATCCGTCTCGGCAAGTACGACATCGGTATCGCGATCGGTCTGGACAAGCACCCGCGCGGTGCGTTCACCGACGACCCCGCCAAACTGGCTCTGCCGCAGTGGTATGCCAACAACGGGCAGTTCGTGACCACCAAGTTCTTCGGGATGAAGGCCAACCACTACATCCACAAGCACAACATCTCCGAGGAGACGCTGGCGCGCGTGGCCAACAAGAATTTCCGCAACGGGGTGATCAACCCGAACGCGTTCCGCCGCAAGGAGATCAGCGTCGAGGAGATCATGGCCTCGCCCGTGCTGAACTATCCGTTGCGCCAGTACATGTTCTGCGCCCCCGACGAAGGCGCGGCCGCGGTCATCATGTGCCGTGCCGACATCGCCCACAAGTACACCGACAAGCCGGTCTATGTGCGCGCCAGCGAGATCCGGACCCGGACGTACGGGGCCTACGAGGTGCACGCCACCTCGGCCCCGCTGGACGAGGATCCGTCGCCGACGGTGTTCGCGGCGAAGGCGGCGTATGAAGCGGCCGGCATCGGCCCCGAGGACGTCGACATCGCACAGTTGCAGGACACCGACGCCGGCGCCGAGGTCATCCACATGGCCGAGACGGGGCTGTGCGCCGACGGCGAGCAGGAGAAGCTTCTGGCCGACGGCGCGACCGAGATCCACGGCAGCATTCCGGTCAACACCGACGGCGGCCTGATCGCCAACGGCGAGCCCATCGGCGCATCCGGCCTGCGGCAGGTGCACGAGCTCGTGCGGCAGTTGCGCGGCGAAGCCGGGGAACGCCAGGTTCCGGGGACACCGCGGGTCGGGCTGGCCCAGGTCTACGGCGCCCCGGGGACCGCGTCTGCGACGATCCTGTCGCTGTAG
- a CDS encoding TetR/AcrR family transcriptional regulator, which translates to MAASRRIGAPDAKNRVVLLDAAEQLLIEEGYAAVTSRRVADRAGLKPQLVHYYFRTMEDLFLAVFHRRAEEGLAVLSTALRSAQPLWALWRFSTAPEATRLTMEFMGLANHRKALRAEIVYYAERFRQEQNRAISDALQRYGMISDDVPPVVWTVFATSVSQALVMERALGMDTGHAETFAFCEQWIRRFEGEPSPELAEGHEMAPAQP; encoded by the coding sequence ATGGCAGCGTCGCGGCGGATCGGAGCGCCTGATGCGAAGAATCGCGTCGTGCTGCTCGACGCCGCCGAACAGCTCCTCATCGAGGAGGGCTACGCGGCGGTCACGTCCCGTCGGGTGGCAGACCGCGCGGGACTCAAACCGCAACTGGTCCATTATTACTTCCGCACCATGGAGGACCTCTTCCTCGCCGTGTTCCACCGCAGGGCCGAGGAGGGCCTCGCGGTCCTGTCCACCGCCCTGCGGTCCGCGCAGCCGCTGTGGGCCCTGTGGAGGTTCAGTACGGCCCCCGAGGCCACCAGGCTGACGATGGAGTTCATGGGACTGGCCAACCACCGCAAGGCGTTGCGCGCGGAGATCGTCTACTACGCCGAACGGTTCCGGCAGGAGCAGAACCGTGCGATCTCCGATGCGCTGCAGCGCTACGGGATGATCTCCGACGACGTCCCGCCGGTGGTGTGGACGGTGTTCGCGACCAGCGTCTCGCAGGCCCTCGTGATGGAACGCGCGCTGGGCATGGACACCGGCCACGCCGAGACGTTCGCATTCTGCGAGCAGTGGATCCGTCGCTTCGAAGGCGAACCGTCGCCGGAACTGGCCGAGGGGCACGAGATGGCGCCCGCGCAGCCGTGA